A portion of the Esox lucius isolate fEsoLuc1 chromosome 20, fEsoLuc1.pri, whole genome shotgun sequence genome contains these proteins:
- the dyrk1b gene encoding dual specificity tyrosine-phosphorylation-regulated kinase 1B isoform X4: MVITSSVEEKPQPSNRMVANLPTESWINNPEQSRYLPTQSHLLRKPTKSGSSSGCKPPSSTLCQPAALGFSPAEPTMSSQHSHPSFSNIHSMAEQQQVLSDMTILQRRIPPSFRDPAIAPLRKLSVDLIKTYKHINEVYYTKKKRRAQQVPPEDSSTKKERKVYNDGYDDDNYDYIVKNGEKWLDRYEIDSLIGKGSFGQVVKAYDHHEQEWVAIKIIKNKKAFLNQAQIELRLLELMNKHDTEMKYYIVHLKRHFMFRNHLCLVFELLSYNLYDLLRNTNFRGVSLNLTRKFAQQLCTALLFLATPELSIIHCDLKPENILLCNPKRSAIKIVDFGSSCQLGQRIYQYIQSRFYRSPEVLLGMPYDLAIDMWSLGCILVEMHTGEPLFSGSNEVDQMNKIVEVLGVPPNHMLDQAPKARKYFDKLSDGLWTVKKNKDIKKEYKPPATRRLHEILGVETGGPGGRRAGEQGHAPCDYLKFKDLILRMLDYDPKTRITPFYALQHNFFKKTTDEGTNTSSSTSTSPAMDHSHSTSTTSSVSSSGGSSGSSNDNRNYRYSNRYYNSAVTHSDYEMQSPQAPSQQQLRLWPGGEGGMGPLSNSGSSGGDPPYPQLLLHKPAATQHSRHFLGGGGIGGMMEPHHPHPIYGGHHGNGRGLRQTGQGNQPQGQASQGQPLMPISSPQMPDSIELSLTHHHHLGPSSIMPPPSSLDSSQYGSSNLHLGLSAFRTRTVMAPQPPPAGSQQQLAQPPASQDSLVAASGLGYIPPCYPGSNNNNNPPQGSVVGGGMLTGGPTPRGVGGGVGRPDSEESAMIGVCGSGGGGGQNAANS, translated from the exons ATGGTGATCACTTCGTCAGTGGAGGAGAAGCCGCAGCCTTCTAACAGAATGGTTGCAAACTTGCCAACCGAATCTTGGATTAACAACCCGGAGCAAAGTCGCTACTTACCAACTCAGTCACACCTACTCCGGAAACCAACAAAAA GTGGAAGCAGCTCAGGATGCAAGCCCCCCTCCTCTACCCTCTGCCAGCCTGCCGCCTTGGGCTTCTCCCCCGCTGAGCCAACCATGTCGAGCCAGCACAGCCACCCCTCCTTCAGCAACATCCACTCCATGGCCGAACAGCAGCAG GTGCTGTCTGATATGACCATACTGCAGAGGAGGATCCCCCCAAGTTTTCGAGATCCCGCCATCGCCCCGCTTAGAAAACTCTCTGTCGATCTGATCAAGACTTACAAGCACATCAATGAG GTTTACTACACAAAGAAGAAGAGACGGGCCCAGCAGGTGCCCCCAGAGGACTCGAGCACTAAAAAGGAGCGGAAGGTATACAATGACGGCTACGACGACGATAACTATGACTATATCGTCAAGAATGGGGAGAAGTGGCTGGACCGCTACGAGATCGATTCGCTCATCGGCAAGGGCTCCTTTGGACAG GTTGTGAAAGCCTACGACCACCACGAACAGGAGTGGGTGGCCATCAAGATCATAAAGAACAAGAAAGCCTTCCTGAATCAGGCCCAAATAGAGCTGCGGCTGCTGGAGCTCATGAACAAACACGACACTGAGATGAAATACTACATAG TCCACCTAAAGAGGCACTTCATGTTCCGGAACCACCTGTGCCTGGTGTTCGAGTTACTCTCCTACAACCTGTACGACCTCCTTCGCAACACCAACTTCCGTGGCGTTTCTCTCAACCTGACCAGGAAGTTTGCCCAGCAACTGTGCACGGCGCTGCTGTTCCTGGCCACGCCCGAGCTCAGCATCATCCACTGCGACCTCAAGCCTGAGAACATCCTCCTGTGCAACCCCAAGAGGAGTGCCATCAAGATCGTGGACTTTGGCAGTTCCTGTCAACTGGGCCAGAGG ATCTACCAGTACATCCAGAGTCGGTTCTACAGGTCTCCGGAGGTGTTGCTGGGCATGCCCTATGACCTGGCCATCGACATGTGGTCCCTAGGGTGCATCCTGGTGGAGATGCACACGGGAGAACCCCTCTTCAGCGGCTCAAATGAG GTGGATCAGATGAATAAGATAGTGGAGGTGTTGGGAGTCCCTCCCAATCACATGCTGGATCAGGCTCCCAAAGCACGGAAGTACTTTGACAAGCTGTCTGACGGCCTCTGGACCGTCAAGAAGAACAAGGACATAAAGAAG GAGTACAAACCTCCTGCAACACGGAGGCTCCATGAAATCCTGGGCGTGGAGACTGGAGGACCTGGTGGGAGGCGGGCCGGAGAGCAGGGACACGCTCCCTGCGATTACCTGAAGTTTAAGGACCTGATCCTGCGTATGCTGGACTATGACCCCAAGACGCGCATCACGCCCTTCTACGCGTTGCAGCACAACTTCTTCAAGAAGACAACGGACGAggggaccaacaccagcagctccacctccaccagcccAGCCATGGACCACAGCCACTCCACCTCCACTACCAGCTCAGTGTCCAGCTCCG GTGGATCTAGTGGTTCTTCTAATGACAACCGGAATTACCGGTACAGCAACCGGTACTACAACAGTGCAGTAACTCACTCAGACTACGAGATGCAGAGTCCACAG GCTCCATCTCAGCAGCAGCTGCGCCTCTggccaggaggagagggaggcatGGGTCCCCTGTCCAACAGTGGCAGTAGCGGTGGCGACCCCCCATATCCCCAGCTGCTGCTGCACAAGCCGGCGGCCACACAGCACTCGCGCCACTTCCTGGGAGGTGGAGGCATCGGGGGCATGATGGAACCCCACCATCCGCACCCCATCTATGGCGGTCATCATGGCAATGGGCGGGGTCTGCGGCAGACTGGGCAGGGGAACCAGCCCCAGGGCCAGGCTTCGCAGGGCCAACCCTTGATGCCCATCTCCTCCCCTCAGATGCCAGACAGCATCGAGCTCAGcctcacccaccaccaccatctggGTCCGTCTTCCATCATGCCACCCCCATCGAGCTTGGACTCCAGCCAGTATGGTTCCTCCAACCTCCACCTGGGCCTCTCTGCCTTTCGGACTAGGACGGTTATGGCCCCTCAGCCGCCCCCCGCCGGCTCCCAGCAACAGTTGGCTCAGCCTCCAGCCTCTCAGGACAGCTTGGTCGCTGCCTCTGGGCTTGGATACATCCCCCCATGCTACCCGGGcagtaacaacaataacaacccTCCCCAGGGTAGCGTGGTTGGGGGCGGGATGCTCACAGGGGGGCCCACACCCAGAGGAGTAGGGGGTGGTGTGGGGAGGCCGGATTCTGAGGAGTCTGCCATGATAGGTGTGTGCGGCAGTGGAGGAGGTGGCGGTCAGAATGCAGCCAACTCTTGA
- the dyrk1b gene encoding dual specificity tyrosine-phosphorylation-regulated kinase 1B isoform X3 → MVITSSVEEKPQPSNRMVANLPTESWINNPEQSRYLPTQSHLLRKPTKSGSSSGCKPPSSTLCQPAALGFSPAEPTMSSQHSHPSFSNIHSMAEQQQVLSDMTILQRRIPPSFRDPAIAPLRKLSVDLIKTYKHINEVYYTKKKRRAQQVPPEDSSTKKERKVYNDGYDDDNYDYIVKNGEKWLDRYEIDSLIGKGSFGQVVKAYDHHEQEWVAIKIIKNKKAFLNQAQIELRLLELMNKHDTEMKYYIVHLKRHFMFRNHLCLVFELLSYNLYDLLRNTNFRGVSLNLTRKFAQQLCTALLFLATPELSIIHCDLKPENILLCNPKRSAIKIVDFGSSCQLGQRIYQYIQSRFYRSPEVLLGMPYDLAIDMWSLGCILVEMHTGEPLFSGSNEVDQMNKIVEVLGVPPNHMLDQAPKARKYFDKLSDGLWTVKKNKDIKKEYKPPATRRLHEILGVETGGPGGRRAGEQGHAPCDYLKFKDLILRMLDYDPKTRITPFYALQHNFFKKTTDEGTNTSSSTSTSPAMDHSHSTSTTSSVSSSGTGHSSGSSGSSNDNRNYRYSNRYYNSAVTHSDYEMQSPQAPSQQQLRLWPGGEGGMGPLSNSGSSGGDPPYPQLLLHKPAATQHSRHFLGGGGIGGMMEPHHPHPIYGGHHGNGRGLRQTGQGNQPQGQASQGQPLMPISSPQMPDSIELSLTHHHHLGPSSIMPPPSSLDSSQYGSSNLHLGLSAFRTRTVMAPQPPPAGSQQQLAQPPASQDSLVAASGLGYIPPCYPGSNNNNNPPQGSVVGGGMLTGGPTPRGVGGGVGRPDSEESAMIGVCGSGGGGGQNAANS, encoded by the exons ATGGTGATCACTTCGTCAGTGGAGGAGAAGCCGCAGCCTTCTAACAGAATGGTTGCAAACTTGCCAACCGAATCTTGGATTAACAACCCGGAGCAAAGTCGCTACTTACCAACTCAGTCACACCTACTCCGGAAACCAACAAAAA GTGGAAGCAGCTCAGGATGCAAGCCCCCCTCCTCTACCCTCTGCCAGCCTGCCGCCTTGGGCTTCTCCCCCGCTGAGCCAACCATGTCGAGCCAGCACAGCCACCCCTCCTTCAGCAACATCCACTCCATGGCCGAACAGCAGCAG GTGCTGTCTGATATGACCATACTGCAGAGGAGGATCCCCCCAAGTTTTCGAGATCCCGCCATCGCCCCGCTTAGAAAACTCTCTGTCGATCTGATCAAGACTTACAAGCACATCAATGAG GTTTACTACACAAAGAAGAAGAGACGGGCCCAGCAGGTGCCCCCAGAGGACTCGAGCACTAAAAAGGAGCGGAAGGTATACAATGACGGCTACGACGACGATAACTATGACTATATCGTCAAGAATGGGGAGAAGTGGCTGGACCGCTACGAGATCGATTCGCTCATCGGCAAGGGCTCCTTTGGACAG GTTGTGAAAGCCTACGACCACCACGAACAGGAGTGGGTGGCCATCAAGATCATAAAGAACAAGAAAGCCTTCCTGAATCAGGCCCAAATAGAGCTGCGGCTGCTGGAGCTCATGAACAAACACGACACTGAGATGAAATACTACATAG TCCACCTAAAGAGGCACTTCATGTTCCGGAACCACCTGTGCCTGGTGTTCGAGTTACTCTCCTACAACCTGTACGACCTCCTTCGCAACACCAACTTCCGTGGCGTTTCTCTCAACCTGACCAGGAAGTTTGCCCAGCAACTGTGCACGGCGCTGCTGTTCCTGGCCACGCCCGAGCTCAGCATCATCCACTGCGACCTCAAGCCTGAGAACATCCTCCTGTGCAACCCCAAGAGGAGTGCCATCAAGATCGTGGACTTTGGCAGTTCCTGTCAACTGGGCCAGAGG ATCTACCAGTACATCCAGAGTCGGTTCTACAGGTCTCCGGAGGTGTTGCTGGGCATGCCCTATGACCTGGCCATCGACATGTGGTCCCTAGGGTGCATCCTGGTGGAGATGCACACGGGAGAACCCCTCTTCAGCGGCTCAAATGAG GTGGATCAGATGAATAAGATAGTGGAGGTGTTGGGAGTCCCTCCCAATCACATGCTGGATCAGGCTCCCAAAGCACGGAAGTACTTTGACAAGCTGTCTGACGGCCTCTGGACCGTCAAGAAGAACAAGGACATAAAGAAG GAGTACAAACCTCCTGCAACACGGAGGCTCCATGAAATCCTGGGCGTGGAGACTGGAGGACCTGGTGGGAGGCGGGCCGGAGAGCAGGGACACGCTCCCTGCGATTACCTGAAGTTTAAGGACCTGATCCTGCGTATGCTGGACTATGACCCCAAGACGCGCATCACGCCCTTCTACGCGTTGCAGCACAACTTCTTCAAGAAGACAACGGACGAggggaccaacaccagcagctccacctccaccagcccAGCCATGGACCACAGCCACTCCACCTCCACTACCAGCTCAGTGTCCAGCTCCGGTACGGGACACAGCA GTGGATCTAGTGGTTCTTCTAATGACAACCGGAATTACCGGTACAGCAACCGGTACTACAACAGTGCAGTAACTCACTCAGACTACGAGATGCAGAGTCCACAG GCTCCATCTCAGCAGCAGCTGCGCCTCTggccaggaggagagggaggcatGGGTCCCCTGTCCAACAGTGGCAGTAGCGGTGGCGACCCCCCATATCCCCAGCTGCTGCTGCACAAGCCGGCGGCCACACAGCACTCGCGCCACTTCCTGGGAGGTGGAGGCATCGGGGGCATGATGGAACCCCACCATCCGCACCCCATCTATGGCGGTCATCATGGCAATGGGCGGGGTCTGCGGCAGACTGGGCAGGGGAACCAGCCCCAGGGCCAGGCTTCGCAGGGCCAACCCTTGATGCCCATCTCCTCCCCTCAGATGCCAGACAGCATCGAGCTCAGcctcacccaccaccaccatctggGTCCGTCTTCCATCATGCCACCCCCATCGAGCTTGGACTCCAGCCAGTATGGTTCCTCCAACCTCCACCTGGGCCTCTCTGCCTTTCGGACTAGGACGGTTATGGCCCCTCAGCCGCCCCCCGCCGGCTCCCAGCAACAGTTGGCTCAGCCTCCAGCCTCTCAGGACAGCTTGGTCGCTGCCTCTGGGCTTGGATACATCCCCCCATGCTACCCGGGcagtaacaacaataacaacccTCCCCAGGGTAGCGTGGTTGGGGGCGGGATGCTCACAGGGGGGCCCACACCCAGAGGAGTAGGGGGTGGTGTGGGGAGGCCGGATTCTGAGGAGTCTGCCATGATAGGTGTGTGCGGCAGTGGAGGAGGTGGCGGTCAGAATGCAGCCAACTCTTGA
- the dyrk1b gene encoding dual specificity tyrosine-phosphorylation-regulated kinase 1B isoform X5, translating into MSSQHSHPSFSNIHSMAEQQQVLSDMTILQRRIPPSFRDPAIAPLRKLSVDLIKTYKHINEVYYTKKKRRAQQVPPEDSSTKKERKVYNDGYDDDNYDYIVKNGEKWLDRYEIDSLIGKGSFGQVVKAYDHHEQEWVAIKIIKNKKAFLNQAQIELRLLELMNKHDTEMKYYIVHLKRHFMFRNHLCLVFELLSYNLYDLLRNTNFRGVSLNLTRKFAQQLCTALLFLATPELSIIHCDLKPENILLCNPKRSAIKIVDFGSSCQLGQRIYQYIQSRFYRSPEVLLGMPYDLAIDMWSLGCILVEMHTGEPLFSGSNEVDQMNKIVEVLGVPPNHMLDQAPKARKYFDKLSDGLWTVKKNKDIKKVLYPSASEYKPPATRRLHEILGVETGGPGGRRAGEQGHAPCDYLKFKDLILRMLDYDPKTRITPFYALQHNFFKKTTDEGTNTSSSTSTSPAMDHSHSTSTTSSVSSSGTGHSSGSSGSSNDNRNYRYSNRYYNSAVTHSDYEMQSPQAPSQQQLRLWPGGEGGMGPLSNSGSSGGDPPYPQLLLHKPAATQHSRHFLGGGGIGGMMEPHHPHPIYGGHHGNGRGLRQTGQGNQPQGQASQGQPLMPISSPQMPDSIELSLTHHHHLGPSSIMPPPSSLDSSQYGSSNLHLGLSAFRTRTVMAPQPPPAGSQQQLAQPPASQDSLVAASGLGYIPPCYPGSNNNNNPPQGSVVGGGMLTGGPTPRGVGGGVGRPDSEESAMIGVCGSGGGGGQNAANS; encoded by the exons ATGTCGAGCCAGCACAGCCACCCCTCCTTCAGCAACATCCACTCCATGGCCGAACAGCAGCAG GTGCTGTCTGATATGACCATACTGCAGAGGAGGATCCCCCCAAGTTTTCGAGATCCCGCCATCGCCCCGCTTAGAAAACTCTCTGTCGATCTGATCAAGACTTACAAGCACATCAATGAG GTTTACTACACAAAGAAGAAGAGACGGGCCCAGCAGGTGCCCCCAGAGGACTCGAGCACTAAAAAGGAGCGGAAGGTATACAATGACGGCTACGACGACGATAACTATGACTATATCGTCAAGAATGGGGAGAAGTGGCTGGACCGCTACGAGATCGATTCGCTCATCGGCAAGGGCTCCTTTGGACAG GTTGTGAAAGCCTACGACCACCACGAACAGGAGTGGGTGGCCATCAAGATCATAAAGAACAAGAAAGCCTTCCTGAATCAGGCCCAAATAGAGCTGCGGCTGCTGGAGCTCATGAACAAACACGACACTGAGATGAAATACTACATAG TCCACCTAAAGAGGCACTTCATGTTCCGGAACCACCTGTGCCTGGTGTTCGAGTTACTCTCCTACAACCTGTACGACCTCCTTCGCAACACCAACTTCCGTGGCGTTTCTCTCAACCTGACCAGGAAGTTTGCCCAGCAACTGTGCACGGCGCTGCTGTTCCTGGCCACGCCCGAGCTCAGCATCATCCACTGCGACCTCAAGCCTGAGAACATCCTCCTGTGCAACCCCAAGAGGAGTGCCATCAAGATCGTGGACTTTGGCAGTTCCTGTCAACTGGGCCAGAGG ATCTACCAGTACATCCAGAGTCGGTTCTACAGGTCTCCGGAGGTGTTGCTGGGCATGCCCTATGACCTGGCCATCGACATGTGGTCCCTAGGGTGCATCCTGGTGGAGATGCACACGGGAGAACCCCTCTTCAGCGGCTCAAATGAG GTGGATCAGATGAATAAGATAGTGGAGGTGTTGGGAGTCCCTCCCAATCACATGCTGGATCAGGCTCCCAAAGCACGGAAGTACTTTGACAAGCTGTCTGACGGCCTCTGGACCGTCAAGAAGAACAAGGACATAAAGAAGGTACTTTACCCCTCGGCCTCC GAGTACAAACCTCCTGCAACACGGAGGCTCCATGAAATCCTGGGCGTGGAGACTGGAGGACCTGGTGGGAGGCGGGCCGGAGAGCAGGGACACGCTCCCTGCGATTACCTGAAGTTTAAGGACCTGATCCTGCGTATGCTGGACTATGACCCCAAGACGCGCATCACGCCCTTCTACGCGTTGCAGCACAACTTCTTCAAGAAGACAACGGACGAggggaccaacaccagcagctccacctccaccagcccAGCCATGGACCACAGCCACTCCACCTCCACTACCAGCTCAGTGTCCAGCTCCGGTACGGGACACAGCA GTGGATCTAGTGGTTCTTCTAATGACAACCGGAATTACCGGTACAGCAACCGGTACTACAACAGTGCAGTAACTCACTCAGACTACGAGATGCAGAGTCCACAG GCTCCATCTCAGCAGCAGCTGCGCCTCTggccaggaggagagggaggcatGGGTCCCCTGTCCAACAGTGGCAGTAGCGGTGGCGACCCCCCATATCCCCAGCTGCTGCTGCACAAGCCGGCGGCCACACAGCACTCGCGCCACTTCCTGGGAGGTGGAGGCATCGGGGGCATGATGGAACCCCACCATCCGCACCCCATCTATGGCGGTCATCATGGCAATGGGCGGGGTCTGCGGCAGACTGGGCAGGGGAACCAGCCCCAGGGCCAGGCTTCGCAGGGCCAACCCTTGATGCCCATCTCCTCCCCTCAGATGCCAGACAGCATCGAGCTCAGcctcacccaccaccaccatctggGTCCGTCTTCCATCATGCCACCCCCATCGAGCTTGGACTCCAGCCAGTATGGTTCCTCCAACCTCCACCTGGGCCTCTCTGCCTTTCGGACTAGGACGGTTATGGCCCCTCAGCCGCCCCCCGCCGGCTCCCAGCAACAGTTGGCTCAGCCTCCAGCCTCTCAGGACAGCTTGGTCGCTGCCTCTGGGCTTGGATACATCCCCCCATGCTACCCGGGcagtaacaacaataacaacccTCCCCAGGGTAGCGTGGTTGGGGGCGGGATGCTCACAGGGGGGCCCACACCCAGAGGAGTAGGGGGTGGTGTGGGGAGGCCGGATTCTGAGGAGTCTGCCATGATAGGTGTGTGCGGCAGTGGAGGAGGTGGCGGTCAGAATGCAGCCAACTCTTGA
- the dyrk1b gene encoding dual specificity tyrosine-phosphorylation-regulated kinase 1B isoform X2 → MVITSSVEEKPQPSNRMVANLPTESWINNPEQSRYLPTQSHLLRKPTKSGSSSGCKPPSSTLCQPAALGFSPAEPTMSSQHSHPSFSNIHSMAEQQQVLSDMTILQRRIPPSFRDPAIAPLRKLSVDLIKTYKHINEVYYTKKKRRAQQVPPEDSSTKKERKVYNDGYDDDNYDYIVKNGEKWLDRYEIDSLIGKGSFGQVVKAYDHHEQEWVAIKIIKNKKAFLNQAQIELRLLELMNKHDTEMKYYIVHLKRHFMFRNHLCLVFELLSYNLYDLLRNTNFRGVSLNLTRKFAQQLCTALLFLATPELSIIHCDLKPENILLCNPKRSAIKIVDFGSSCQLGQRIYQYIQSRFYRSPEVLLGMPYDLAIDMWSLGCILVEMHTGEPLFSGSNEVDQMNKIVEVLGVPPNHMLDQAPKARKYFDKLSDGLWTVKKNKDIKKVLYPSASEYKPPATRRLHEILGVETGGPGGRRAGEQGHAPCDYLKFKDLILRMLDYDPKTRITPFYALQHNFFKKTTDEGTNTSSSTSTSPAMDHSHSTSTTSSVSSSGGSSGSSNDNRNYRYSNRYYNSAVTHSDYEMQSPQAPSQQQLRLWPGGEGGMGPLSNSGSSGGDPPYPQLLLHKPAATQHSRHFLGGGGIGGMMEPHHPHPIYGGHHGNGRGLRQTGQGNQPQGQASQGQPLMPISSPQMPDSIELSLTHHHHLGPSSIMPPPSSLDSSQYGSSNLHLGLSAFRTRTVMAPQPPPAGSQQQLAQPPASQDSLVAASGLGYIPPCYPGSNNNNNPPQGSVVGGGMLTGGPTPRGVGGGVGRPDSEESAMIGVCGSGGGGGQNAANS, encoded by the exons ATGGTGATCACTTCGTCAGTGGAGGAGAAGCCGCAGCCTTCTAACAGAATGGTTGCAAACTTGCCAACCGAATCTTGGATTAACAACCCGGAGCAAAGTCGCTACTTACCAACTCAGTCACACCTACTCCGGAAACCAACAAAAA GTGGAAGCAGCTCAGGATGCAAGCCCCCCTCCTCTACCCTCTGCCAGCCTGCCGCCTTGGGCTTCTCCCCCGCTGAGCCAACCATGTCGAGCCAGCACAGCCACCCCTCCTTCAGCAACATCCACTCCATGGCCGAACAGCAGCAG GTGCTGTCTGATATGACCATACTGCAGAGGAGGATCCCCCCAAGTTTTCGAGATCCCGCCATCGCCCCGCTTAGAAAACTCTCTGTCGATCTGATCAAGACTTACAAGCACATCAATGAG GTTTACTACACAAAGAAGAAGAGACGGGCCCAGCAGGTGCCCCCAGAGGACTCGAGCACTAAAAAGGAGCGGAAGGTATACAATGACGGCTACGACGACGATAACTATGACTATATCGTCAAGAATGGGGAGAAGTGGCTGGACCGCTACGAGATCGATTCGCTCATCGGCAAGGGCTCCTTTGGACAG GTTGTGAAAGCCTACGACCACCACGAACAGGAGTGGGTGGCCATCAAGATCATAAAGAACAAGAAAGCCTTCCTGAATCAGGCCCAAATAGAGCTGCGGCTGCTGGAGCTCATGAACAAACACGACACTGAGATGAAATACTACATAG TCCACCTAAAGAGGCACTTCATGTTCCGGAACCACCTGTGCCTGGTGTTCGAGTTACTCTCCTACAACCTGTACGACCTCCTTCGCAACACCAACTTCCGTGGCGTTTCTCTCAACCTGACCAGGAAGTTTGCCCAGCAACTGTGCACGGCGCTGCTGTTCCTGGCCACGCCCGAGCTCAGCATCATCCACTGCGACCTCAAGCCTGAGAACATCCTCCTGTGCAACCCCAAGAGGAGTGCCATCAAGATCGTGGACTTTGGCAGTTCCTGTCAACTGGGCCAGAGG ATCTACCAGTACATCCAGAGTCGGTTCTACAGGTCTCCGGAGGTGTTGCTGGGCATGCCCTATGACCTGGCCATCGACATGTGGTCCCTAGGGTGCATCCTGGTGGAGATGCACACGGGAGAACCCCTCTTCAGCGGCTCAAATGAG GTGGATCAGATGAATAAGATAGTGGAGGTGTTGGGAGTCCCTCCCAATCACATGCTGGATCAGGCTCCCAAAGCACGGAAGTACTTTGACAAGCTGTCTGACGGCCTCTGGACCGTCAAGAAGAACAAGGACATAAAGAAGGTACTTTACCCCTCGGCCTCC GAGTACAAACCTCCTGCAACACGGAGGCTCCATGAAATCCTGGGCGTGGAGACTGGAGGACCTGGTGGGAGGCGGGCCGGAGAGCAGGGACACGCTCCCTGCGATTACCTGAAGTTTAAGGACCTGATCCTGCGTATGCTGGACTATGACCCCAAGACGCGCATCACGCCCTTCTACGCGTTGCAGCACAACTTCTTCAAGAAGACAACGGACGAggggaccaacaccagcagctccacctccaccagcccAGCCATGGACCACAGCCACTCCACCTCCACTACCAGCTCAGTGTCCAGCTCCG GTGGATCTAGTGGTTCTTCTAATGACAACCGGAATTACCGGTACAGCAACCGGTACTACAACAGTGCAGTAACTCACTCAGACTACGAGATGCAGAGTCCACAG GCTCCATCTCAGCAGCAGCTGCGCCTCTggccaggaggagagggaggcatGGGTCCCCTGTCCAACAGTGGCAGTAGCGGTGGCGACCCCCCATATCCCCAGCTGCTGCTGCACAAGCCGGCGGCCACACAGCACTCGCGCCACTTCCTGGGAGGTGGAGGCATCGGGGGCATGATGGAACCCCACCATCCGCACCCCATCTATGGCGGTCATCATGGCAATGGGCGGGGTCTGCGGCAGACTGGGCAGGGGAACCAGCCCCAGGGCCAGGCTTCGCAGGGCCAACCCTTGATGCCCATCTCCTCCCCTCAGATGCCAGACAGCATCGAGCTCAGcctcacccaccaccaccatctggGTCCGTCTTCCATCATGCCACCCCCATCGAGCTTGGACTCCAGCCAGTATGGTTCCTCCAACCTCCACCTGGGCCTCTCTGCCTTTCGGACTAGGACGGTTATGGCCCCTCAGCCGCCCCCCGCCGGCTCCCAGCAACAGTTGGCTCAGCCTCCAGCCTCTCAGGACAGCTTGGTCGCTGCCTCTGGGCTTGGATACATCCCCCCATGCTACCCGGGcagtaacaacaataacaacccTCCCCAGGGTAGCGTGGTTGGGGGCGGGATGCTCACAGGGGGGCCCACACCCAGAGGAGTAGGGGGTGGTGTGGGGAGGCCGGATTCTGAGGAGTCTGCCATGATAGGTGTGTGCGGCAGTGGAGGAGGTGGCGGTCAGAATGCAGCCAACTCTTGA